The proteins below come from a single Alphaproteobacteria bacterium genomic window:
- a CDS encoding haloalkane dehalogenase, with product MNPDVLRTPDARFADLPGYPFAPHYLDDLAGIEGVRLHYLDEGPAGADRVFLCLHGNPSWSYLYRKMIPVFTQAGHRAVAPDLPGFGKSDKPVDDAVHTFSYHRDVLLAFIKRLDLRNIVLVCQDWGGLLGLTLPMEMPERFGGLLVMNTALATGDEPLSKGFVAWRDWSNTQEDLNVPKLFTRMAPHLSAAEYDAYGAPFPDKTYKGVLRRFPNIVPEKTDDDGAAISRQARAFWKNDWTGQTFMAVGMQDPVMGPATMTKLQATIRRCPPPYEVADGGHMIPEWGADIAQKALAAFAA from the coding sequence ATGAACCCCGACGTCCTGCGGACCCCCGATGCCCGATTTGCCGACCTGCCGGGTTATCCCTTTGCGCCGCATTACCTCGACGATCTGGCCGGAATCGAGGGCGTCCGCCTGCACTATCTCGACGAAGGGCCGGCCGGGGCCGACCGGGTTTTCCTGTGCCTACACGGCAATCCATCGTGGTCGTACCTGTATCGCAAGATGATCCCGGTCTTTACCCAGGCTGGCCACCGCGCGGTGGCGCCCGACCTGCCGGGTTTCGGCAAGTCCGACAAGCCGGTCGATGACGCGGTGCATACCTTCTCCTATCACCGCGATGTCTTGCTCGCGTTCATCAAGCGGCTCGACCTTAGGAACATCGTCTTGGTGTGCCAAGACTGGGGCGGTCTGCTCGGCTTGACCCTGCCGATGGAGATGCCCGAGCGCTTTGGCGGGTTGTTGGTGATGAACACTGCGCTGGCCACCGGCGACGAGCCGCTCAGCAAAGGGTTTGTGGCCTGGCGCGACTGGTCGAACACGCAGGAAGACCTCAACGTGCCCAAGCTGTTCACCCGGATGGCGCCCCATCTGAGCGCCGCGGAATACGATGCCTACGGCGCGCCGTTCCCCGACAAGACCTATAAGGGCGTGCTGCGCCGCTTTCCCAATATCGTGCCGGAAAAGACCGACGACGACGGCGCCGCGATCTCGCGCCAAGCCCGGGCGTTCTGGAAGAACGACTGGACCGGCCAGACCTTTATGGCCGTGGGTATGCAAGATCCGGTGATGGGGCCGGCGACCATGACCAAACTGCAGGCGACGATCCGCCGCTGCCCGCCGCCCTACGAGGTCGCCGACGGCGGTCACATGATCCCCGAATGGGGCGCGGATATCGCCCAGAAGGCGCTGGCCGCGTTCGCTGCATGA
- a CDS encoding SCP2 sterol-binding domain-containing protein yields the protein MDLDGMTEALRTKAGDAAGIDATIKFDFGDDGIIFFDGEATPNTVTNDDREADCTIRLSFENFKKLVDGDLNPTTAFMMGKIKIDGSMGIAMKLQKLLG from the coding sequence ATGGATTTAGATGGAATGACCGAAGCGTTGCGCACCAAGGCTGGCGACGCGGCTGGCATCGACGCGACGATCAAGTTCGACTTCGGCGACGACGGCATTATTTTTTTCGACGGCGAGGCGACGCCCAACACCGTCACCAACGACGACCGCGAGGCCGATTGCACGATCCGGCTGTCCTTCGAGAACTTCAAAAAACTCGTCGACGGCGACCTCAACCCCACCACCGCCTTCATGATGGGCAAGATCAAGATCGACGGCAGCATGGGCATCGCCATGAAGCTGCAAAAGCTGTTGGGCTAA
- a CDS encoding ATP-binding cassette domain-containing protein has translation MSEVGEEVDKHEWLKDLLKPLRSSYREVFLMSLFINLLALAVPIFTMQTYDRVINSEGLVTLQGFVIGMICVIAFDLILKQTRSRLMQRTALRIDVSLGNKLFNKILSVPLPVLENRVTSFWTALFRDVEVVRNTRSGPSAVLITDLPFAIFFLVLVSIVATPIMWVPLIILPTFLVLGWRSAATLTAANAAERKTGYDRDAMVAEMIAGRTTVKALALEESIRPLWEDKHAATIEDSMHRGRKSDTFGNYGASLTTITTVAMTSAGAIAIINQDMTMGSLIAANMLMGRILGPFNQLVGSWRNYASYRQAVNRLSEIFVVRDDRQEVEVELGRPEGQITLENVTFGYSEEAQPTINDVKLQIRPNSFIAVMGPNGSGKTTLIKLILGLYKPQKGRVLLDGADMSQFTRRELAKWFGYVPQEIFLFNGSIRENIAKANPEASDDDVIRAAKMAGVHPFLIDLPDGYSTDIGEAGRLLPGGLRQRLAIARAFLADPPILIMDEPSSNLDREGEAELVRLLQTLARDHTVLVITHSQNLLQSAGQILVMQKGKIVKAGPPKEVLADLVRKPQAEKPATGRTAPAPRRPREAGGPRREPAAAPPPAENAAPAEREPIPPKRAAPSRRPPPPSPAPADDVDLEIIGEEPPAAAPPPADEPKAAPRPAVARKPATVRKPAPAAPPAPAAETSNVRELRPNANRVRKVTTAGKRQDQEVPAAAKPSQAKPAQAKPVQAKPVQAKPAPAAQKSQRPAAAPAKPAAPLDAAARRRLAQRKQAERNRA, from the coding sequence ATGTCTGAAGTAGGCGAGGAAGTCGACAAGCACGAGTGGCTCAAGGATCTCTTGAAGCCGCTGCGCTCGAGCTACCGCGAAGTCTTCCTGATGTCGCTGTTCATCAACCTGCTCGCGCTGGCAGTACCGATCTTCACGATGCAGACCTACGACCGGGTGATCAACTCGGAAGGGCTGGTAACCCTGCAAGGTTTCGTCATCGGCATGATTTGCGTCATCGCCTTCGACCTCATCCTCAAACAAACCCGCAGCCGCCTGATGCAGCGCACCGCGCTCCGCATCGACGTCTCGCTCGGCAACAAACTCTTCAACAAGATCCTCTCGGTGCCGCTGCCGGTCCTGGAGAACCGGGTGACCTCGTTCTGGACCGCGTTGTTCCGCGACGTCGAGGTTGTGCGCAACACCCGCTCAGGCCCCTCGGCGGTGCTGATTACCGACCTGCCCTTTGCGATCTTCTTCTTGGTCTTGGTCTCGATCGTCGCCACCCCGATCATGTGGGTACCGCTGATTATCCTGCCGACCTTCCTGGTGTTGGGCTGGCGCTCGGCGGCGACGCTTACCGCCGCCAACGCGGCCGAACGCAAAACCGGCTACGACCGCGACGCGATGGTCGCCGAAATGATCGCGGGCCGCACCACGGTCAAGGCGCTGGCCCTCGAGGAATCGATTCGCCCGCTATGGGAAGACAAGCACGCCGCCACCATCGAGGATTCGATGCACCGCGGCCGCAAGTCCGACACCTTCGGCAACTACGGCGCCTCACTCACCACCATCACCACCGTCGCGATGACCTCGGCCGGCGCCATCGCCATCATCAACCAAGACATGACGATGGGCTCGCTGATCGCGGCCAACATGCTGATGGGCCGCATCCTCGGCCCGTTCAATCAGCTCGTCGGGTCGTGGCGCAACTACGCCTCCTACCGCCAGGCGGTAAACCGGCTCAGCGAAATCTTCGTCGTGCGCGACGACCGCCAAGAGGTCGAAGTCGAACTGGGCCGCCCCGAAGGCCAGATCACGCTGGAAAACGTCACCTTCGGCTATAGCGAAGAAGCCCAGCCCACAATCAACGACGTCAAGCTCCAGATCCGCCCCAACTCGTTCATCGCCGTGATGGGGCCGAACGGCTCGGGCAAGACCACGCTGATCAAATTGATCCTCGGCCTTTACAAGCCGCAAAAGGGGCGCGTCCTGCTCGACGGCGCCGACATGTCGCAGTTCACCCGCCGGGAACTGGCGAAGTGGTTCGGCTACGTGCCGCAGGAAATTTTCCTCTTCAACGGCTCGATTCGCGAGAACATCGCCAAAGCCAATCCCGAGGCCAGCGACGACGACGTGATCCGCGCCGCCAAGATGGCCGGGGTCCATCCGTTCCTGATCGATCTGCCCGACGGCTACTCGACCGACATCGGCGAAGCCGGCCGGCTGCTCCCAGGCGGCCTGCGCCAGCGCCTCGCGATCGCCCGCGCGTTCCTGGCCGATCCGCCGATCCTGATCATGGACGAACCCTCCAGCAACCTCGACCGCGAGGGCGAGGCTGAACTGGTCCGTCTGCTGCAAACCCTGGCCCGCGACCACACCGTGCTGGTCATCACCCACAGTCAAAACCTGCTGCAATCGGCCGGACAAATCCTGGTCATGCAAAAGGGCAAGATCGTCAAAGCGGGTCCGCCCAAGGAAGTCTTGGCCGATCTGGTGCGCAAGCCCCAGGCGGAAAAACCCGCCACCGGCCGCACCGCCCCCGCACCGCGCCGCCCGCGCGAGGCCGGCGGCCCGCGCCGCGAGCCCGCCGCCGCCCCGCCGCCTGCCGAGAACGCCGCACCGGCCGAGCGCGAGCCCATCCCGCCGAAGCGCGCCGCCCCGTCGCGCCGCCCGCCGCCACCGTCGCCCGCACCGGCAGACGACGTCGATCTCGAGATCATCGGCGAAGAACCGCCCGCCGCCGCTCCGCCCCCAGCGGACGAACCGAAAGCGGCCCCACGCCCGGCCGTCGCGCGGAAACCCGCCACTGTCAGAAAGCCCGCCCCGGCCGCGCCCCCGGCGCCCGCCGCGGAGACCAGCAACGTGCGCGAACTGCGGCCCAACGCCAACCGGGTCCGCAAGGTCACCACCGCTGGCAAACGCCAGGACCAGGAGGTCCCCGCCGCCGCTAAACCTTCTCAAGCCAAACCGGCCCAAGCCAAGCCTGTTCAAGCCAAACCCGTTCAGGCCAAGCCCGCCCCGGCCGCTCAAAAATCCCAACGCCCCGCGGCGGCACCGGCCAAACCGGCCGCGCCGCTCGACGCCGCGGCGCGCCGCCGGCTGGCCCAGCGTAAGCAAGCCGAGAGGAACCGCGCATGA
- a CDS encoding PaaI family thioesterase: MSVREPPAGFAAREDGESFNATMGPIFASTDGPPWRLGVWAAPKHQNPHGMLDGGLIMALTDHAIGFNIFQSVAGGTSFATISLNVDFVAGGRLGEWIEAVPETVRATRSLVFAKAQVLGEGGRLIATASGIWKFVESRTVKA, encoded by the coding sequence ATGAGCGTGCGCGAACCGCCCGCCGGCTTCGCTGCGCGCGAAGACGGCGAGAGTTTCAACGCGACGATGGGGCCGATCTTTGCCAGCACCGACGGGCCACCGTGGCGGCTCGGCGTGTGGGCCGCGCCCAAACACCAAAACCCGCACGGGATGCTGGACGGCGGCTTGATTATGGCGCTGACCGATCACGCGATCGGATTCAATATTTTCCAAAGCGTCGCAGGCGGCACGTCGTTCGCGACGATCAGCCTCAACGTCGACTTCGTCGCGGGCGGTCGCCTGGGCGAATGGATCGAGGCGGTCCCCGAAACGGTGCGTGCGACGCGCAGCCTGGTGTTCGCCAAGGCGCAAGTATTGGGCGAGGGTGGCCGGTTGATCGCGACGGCGAGCGGGATCTGGAAGTTCGTCGAAAGCCGGACGGTGAAGGCTTAG
- a CDS encoding acyl-CoA dehydrogenase C-terminal domain-containing protein: MPTYQAPLADMRYLLNDVLEIGRYDNLPGFSDASADIVDAILEEGAKLTQEVLQPLNQSADEEGCHWSADGVTTPKGYKEAYKTFVEGGWTSLTCEPEHGGQGLPMVLGIAFSEMIISANMSFGTYPGLARGAYEAIKRSGSDDQKALYLPKLASGEWGGTMNLTEPHCGTDLGLLRTKAEPQADGSYKITGTKIFISAGEHDLTDNIIHLVLARLPDAPEGIRGISLFIVPKFMVAPDGSVGTRNGVTCGSIEHKMGLKGSATCVMNYDNATGYLIGEPNKGMRAMFVMMNEARLGVGVQGLGLSEVAYQNAATYAKERIQGRSLAGAQHPDKAADPIIVHPDVRRMLLNARAFNEGARALAMWTALHIDLSEKHPDETVRKDADDLVGLVMPVVKAFLTDTGFENINLALQCYGGHGYIREHGMEQFVRDARITQLYEGTSGIQALDLVGRKLPQGTGRLLRQFFHPVDQFIQENAEDKTIGDLTMNLAKSFARLQQATAWIAENGLKDPMQAGAASADYLKMFGLVALGFMWARMAKVSAAKIAGGEGDKAFHENKLKLAHYYMTKVMPDTSSLLSKITAGADPVMAFAEDAF, translated from the coding sequence ATGCCGACCTATCAAGCGCCGCTCGCCGACATGCGCTATCTCCTGAACGACGTTCTCGAGATCGGCCGCTACGACAATCTGCCGGGCTTCTCCGATGCCAGCGCCGACATCGTCGACGCCATCCTCGAAGAGGGCGCGAAGCTCACCCAAGAAGTCCTCCAGCCACTCAACCAATCGGCCGATGAGGAGGGCTGCCACTGGTCTGCCGATGGCGTGACCACGCCCAAGGGCTACAAAGAGGCCTACAAAACCTTCGTCGAAGGGGGTTGGACGTCGCTGACTTGCGAACCCGAACACGGCGGCCAAGGTCTGCCGATGGTCCTCGGCATCGCTTTTTCGGAAATGATCATCTCGGCCAACATGTCCTTTGGCACCTACCCCGGTCTCGCCCGCGGCGCCTATGAAGCGATCAAGCGCTCGGGCTCGGACGACCAAAAGGCGCTCTACCTGCCCAAGCTCGCCAGCGGCGAATGGGGCGGCACGATGAACCTGACCGAACCGCATTGCGGCACCGATTTGGGCCTGCTGCGCACCAAGGCCGAACCGCAAGCCGACGGCAGCTACAAGATCACCGGCACCAAGATCTTTATCTCAGCCGGCGAACACGACCTCACCGACAACATCATCCATCTCGTCCTGGCCCGCCTGCCCGACGCGCCGGAAGGCATCCGCGGCATCAGCCTGTTCATCGTCCCCAAGTTCATGGTTGCGCCCGACGGATCGGTCGGCACCCGCAACGGCGTCACCTGCGGCTCGATCGAACACAAGATGGGGCTCAAGGGCTCGGCGACCTGCGTGATGAACTACGACAACGCCACCGGCTACCTGATCGGCGAACCCAACAAGGGCATGCGCGCGATGTTCGTGATGATGAACGAAGCGCGCCTCGGCGTCGGCGTCCAGGGCCTCGGCCTCTCCGAGGTCGCCTACCAGAACGCCGCGACCTACGCCAAGGAACGCATCCAGGGCCGCTCGCTGGCCGGCGCGCAACACCCCGACAAGGCCGCCGACCCGATCATCGTGCACCCCGACGTGCGCCGCATGCTGCTCAACGCCCGCGCCTTCAACGAAGGCGCCCGTGCGCTGGCAATGTGGACCGCGCTGCATATCGATCTGTCGGAAAAACACCCCGACGAAACCGTGCGCAAGGACGCCGACGACCTCGTCGGCCTGGTCATGCCGGTGGTCAAGGCGTTCCTCACCGACACCGGGTTCGAGAACATCAACCTCGCGCTGCAATGCTACGGCGGCCACGGCTACATCCGCGAACACGGCATGGAACAGTTCGTCCGCGACGCCCGCATCACCCAGCTCTACGAGGGCACCAGCGGCATCCAAGCGCTCGATCTGGTGGGCCGCAAACTCCCGCAAGGTACCGGCCGCCTGCTACGCCAGTTCTTCCACCCGGTCGATCAGTTCATCCAAGAAAACGCCGAGGACAAAACCATCGGCGACCTCACGATGAACCTCGCCAAATCCTTCGCCCGCCTGCAACAGGCCACCGCCTGGATCGCCGAAAACGGCCTCAAGGATCCCATGCAAGCCGGCGCCGCCAGCGCCGACTACCTCAAAATGTTCGGCCTCGTCGCCTTGGGCTTCATGTGGGCCCGCATGGCCAAGGTCAGCGCCGCCAAAATCGCCGGCGGCGAAGGCGACAAAGCCTTCCACGAAAACAAACTCAAACTCGCCCACTACTACATGACCAAAGTCATGCCCGACACCTCGTCGCTCCTGTCAAAAATCACTGCCGGCGCCGACCCCGTCATGGCGTTCGCGGAAGACGCGTTCTAA
- a CDS encoding HlyD family type I secretion periplasmic adaptor subunit, giving the protein MSKLDDLLERNPVPGWRVIAYLIILLLTGGIVWSYFTQLEEVAVAQGVVVPAGQIKNIQHLEGGIIQAINVSSGDRVTEGQELLQLVLGTQNLNREEVQARIDGLLLQRARFEAEANGTDLRLPLDIAARQRDIANSERRTYAGRRSELESTLRGLEGQVKERDLEVQEFQAQQGSLERELGRLGEKFKISQGLLKDGLTTRVEHLEIEQEIEKLKGQIEVIEVAVPRTRAALEGARERLKEERLKFQSGANAELGRIDQELARAREQLQQASRQADRTVITSPIDGVIKKLNVNTLGGVVQPGEIIMEIVPSGQALLIEAKLDPKERGFIEEGLTALVKVSTYDFVRYGGLDGTVTQIAPDATVDDKGNSFYKVVVETDKNYLGSSESEFPILPGMVASVDIKTGTRSVAEFIVRPVLKLRSEGFRER; this is encoded by the coding sequence ATGAGCAAGCTCGACGACCTGCTGGAACGCAACCCGGTGCCGGGTTGGCGCGTCATCGCCTATCTGATCATCCTTCTGCTGACCGGCGGCATCGTGTGGTCCTACTTCACCCAACTCGAAGAAGTCGCCGTGGCCCAAGGCGTCGTCGTCCCGGCCGGCCAAATCAAAAACATCCAGCATCTCGAAGGCGGGATCATCCAGGCGATCAACGTCAGTTCCGGCGACCGGGTCACCGAGGGCCAGGAACTCCTGCAACTCGTGCTGGGCACGCAAAACCTCAACCGCGAAGAGGTCCAGGCCAGGATCGACGGCCTATTGCTGCAACGCGCCCGCTTCGAAGCCGAAGCCAACGGTACGGACCTGCGCCTACCGCTCGACATCGCCGCGCGCCAGCGCGACATCGCCAACTCCGAACGCCGGACCTACGCCGGCCGCCGCAGCGAGCTTGAAAGCACCCTGCGCGGTCTCGAAGGCCAGGTGAAGGAGCGCGACCTCGAAGTTCAGGAATTCCAAGCCCAGCAAGGGTCGCTCGAACGCGAGCTCGGCCGCCTCGGCGAGAAATTCAAGATTTCGCAAGGCCTGCTCAAGGACGGACTGACCACGCGGGTCGAACACCTCGAAATCGAACAGGAAATCGAAAAACTCAAGGGCCAGATCGAGGTGATCGAGGTCGCGGTTCCCCGCACCCGCGCCGCACTCGAAGGGGCGCGCGAACGGCTCAAGGAAGAACGCCTGAAATTCCAGAGCGGCGCCAACGCCGAACTCGGCCGTATCGACCAAGAACTCGCCCGGGCCCGCGAACAACTCCAACAGGCATCGCGCCAGGCCGACCGTACCGTCATCACCAGCCCGATCGACGGCGTCATCAAGAAGCTCAACGTCAATACGCTCGGCGGCGTGGTTCAGCCGGGTGAAATCATCATGGAGATCGTCCCTTCGGGCCAAGCGCTTCTGATCGAAGCCAAGCTCGACCCCAAGGAACGCGGTTTTATCGAAGAGGGCCTTACCGCCCTGGTCAAGGTGTCGACCTACGACTTCGTCCGCTACGGCGGTTTGGACGGCACGGTCACCCAGATCGCGCCCGACGCCACGGTCGACGACAAAGGCAACTCGTTTTACAAGGTGGTCGTCGAGACCGACAAAAACTACCTCGGCTCGTCGGAAAGCGAATTCCCGATTCTGCCGGGCATGGTCGCGTCGGTCGATATCAAGACCGGCACCCGGTCGGTCGCCGAATTTATCGTCCGGCCAGTCTTGAAGCTGCGCTCCGAGGGCTTCCGCGAACGCTAG
- a CDS encoding enoyl-CoA hydratase/isomerase family protein, with translation MTGDLPACEWLTLRQAGFHLTVTLNRPEARNAMSAAMAQELSAVFEAVRTRRDIAAVVLRGAGKHFCAGGDLKDMTDALDPPAPGAPDVLYEVNRRFGDLLTAVDAAPQAVIAVVHGAARGGGFGLICAADVVIAQRDSTYAMPETGFGLPGAQIIPFVTMRLGAHYARRLVVTGDAVDGVEMHRAGLVTHLCADDAEAEAALRTVLDQIKGRSPTAVAQSKALIAKVGTAPLSLVLDEGARLVAEGSRDGDGREGLDAFFAKRKPRWTTREG, from the coding sequence ATGACGGGCGATCTTCCGGCGTGCGAGTGGTTGACGTTGCGGCAGGCGGGCTTTCATTTGACGGTGACGCTGAACCGGCCCGAGGCGCGCAACGCCATGAGTGCGGCCATGGCACAGGAATTGTCGGCCGTGTTCGAGGCCGTGCGCACCCGGCGCGATATCGCGGCGGTCGTCCTGCGCGGCGCGGGCAAGCATTTTTGCGCCGGCGGCGATTTGAAGGACATGACCGATGCGCTCGACCCGCCGGCGCCGGGCGCACCCGACGTTCTGTATGAGGTCAACCGGCGCTTCGGCGATCTGCTGACCGCGGTCGACGCGGCGCCGCAGGCGGTGATCGCGGTGGTGCACGGTGCAGCGCGCGGCGGCGGGTTCGGGTTGATCTGTGCCGCCGACGTGGTGATTGCGCAACGCGATTCGACCTACGCGATGCCCGAGACCGGTTTTGGCTTGCCCGGCGCGCAAATCATTCCGTTCGTGACGATGCGGCTGGGTGCGCATTATGCGCGCCGCTTGGTCGTTACTGGCGATGCGGTCGACGGGGTGGAGATGCACCGCGCCGGGCTGGTCACCCACCTATGTGCCGACGACGCGGAAGCGGAGGCGGCGTTGCGCACGGTGTTGGATCAGATCAAGGGGCGCTCGCCCACGGCGGTGGCGCAGTCCAAGGCGTTGATCGCCAAGGTCGGCACGGCGCCGCTGTCGCTGGTGCTGGACGAGGGCGCCCGGCTGGTCGCCGAAGGATCGCGCGACGGCGACGGCCGCGAGGGGCTCGACGCATTCTTCGCCAAGCGCAAACCGCGCTGGACGACGCGGGAGGGGTAG
- a CDS encoding 3-hydroxyacyl-CoA dehydrogenase/enoyl-CoA hydratase family protein, giving the protein MSEIKKVAVLGAGVMGAGIAAQIANAGVPVVLLDIVPDGANDRSAIAKGAIERMHKTNPAPLMHRRNAKLITPGNLEDDLGLLADCDWICEAVLENVKVKHDVYKKVDANRKKGAIVTSNTSTIPLANLLETLPDSFAADFAVTHFFNPPRYMRLLEIVAGPKTKPAVIDTLRAFGDVRLGKEVIDCNDTPGFIANRLGIFWSMVATQKAYDLGLSVEEADAIVGRPMGIPKTGIFGLMDLTGIDLKDHVLGSMASLLAKGDAFHNQFDKAHPLNAITDKMVADGYTGRKGKGGFYRLVRNGADKTKEAIDFKTGAYRAVVKPRLGSVEAGRQGLQALVEFDDRGGAYAWAVLSNVLKYAADLIPEIAEDIVAVDNAMKAGYAWKYGPFEQIDQLGTGYFAERLEKEGLAVPALLKTAKGRPLYREEGTKRQFLGLDGNYHDVVIPDGAWMLADVKRGKERLDGNGSASLWDLGDGVACLEFHSKMNSIDSGTIEMVKKAAKIDKKGFKALVVNNDADNFSVGANVGLGLFAANTAMWPVLEMSIKEGQDAYMALKYAPFPVVAAPAGMTLGGGCEICLHSDAVQAHAELYMGLVEVGVGLIPGWGGSKEMVLRHVTNKKRPGGPMPPVGEAFQTIGLAKVSKSAAEARDLLFLRDGDGVTMNRRRVLADAKQKALDLAKDYAPPEKDIEVSLPGPTARVALDMAVADLAKAGKATPHDVTVSHELATVLSGGDTDVTETVTEKDLLALERAAMARLFRMSPTLDRIEHMLSTGKPLRN; this is encoded by the coding sequence ATGAGTGAAATCAAGAAAGTTGCGGTACTCGGTGCCGGCGTCATGGGGGCCGGCATCGCCGCCCAGATCGCCAACGCCGGCGTTCCCGTCGTCCTCCTCGACATCGTCCCCGACGGCGCTAACGACCGAAGCGCGATCGCTAAGGGCGCGATCGAACGGATGCACAAGACCAATCCCGCGCCGCTCATGCACCGGCGCAATGCCAAACTGATCACCCCCGGCAACCTCGAGGACGACCTCGGCCTCCTCGCCGACTGCGATTGGATTTGCGAGGCCGTGCTCGAAAACGTCAAGGTCAAGCACGACGTCTACAAGAAGGTCGACGCCAACCGCAAGAAGGGCGCGATCGTCACCTCGAATACCTCGACCATCCCGCTCGCCAATCTTTTGGAGACGCTGCCCGACAGCTTCGCCGCCGATTTCGCGGTCACCCACTTCTTCAATCCGCCGCGCTATATGCGCTTGCTCGAAATCGTCGCCGGTCCCAAGACCAAGCCCGCCGTGATCGACACCCTGCGCGCCTTTGGCGACGTGCGCCTGGGCAAGGAAGTCATCGACTGCAACGACACGCCCGGTTTCATCGCCAACCGGCTCGGCATTTTTTGGAGCATGGTCGCGACCCAAAAAGCCTACGACCTCGGTCTCAGCGTGGAAGAGGCCGACGCCATCGTCGGTCGCCCGATGGGTATTCCCAAGACCGGCATATTCGGCCTGATGGATCTCACCGGCATCGACCTCAAAGACCACGTGTTGGGTTCCATGGCCTCCCTGCTGGCCAAGGGCGACGCCTTCCACAACCAGTTCGACAAAGCCCATCCGCTCAACGCGATCACCGACAAGATGGTCGCCGACGGCTACACCGGCCGCAAAGGCAAGGGCGGGTTCTACCGCCTCGTGCGCAACGGCGCCGATAAGACCAAGGAAGCGATCGACTTCAAGACCGGCGCCTACCGCGCCGTCGTCAAGCCGCGCCTGGGCAGCGTCGAGGCCGGTCGCCAGGGCTTGCAGGCTTTGGTCGAGTTCGACGACCGCGGCGGCGCCTACGCCTGGGCGGTGCTCTCCAACGTGCTGAAATACGCCGCCGACCTGATCCCCGAAATCGCCGAAGACATCGTCGCAGTCGATAACGCGATGAAGGCCGGCTACGCGTGGAAATACGGCCCGTTCGAACAGATCGACCAACTCGGCACCGGCTACTTCGCCGAGCGCCTCGAAAAGGAAGGCCTCGCCGTCCCCGCACTCCTCAAGACCGCCAAGGGCCGTCCGCTCTACCGCGAAGAGGGCACAAAGCGACAGTTCCTCGGCCTCGACGGCAATTACCACGACGTGGTGATTCCCGACGGCGCGTGGATGTTGGCCGACGTCAAACGCGGTAAGGAACGCCTCGACGGCAACGGCTCGGCCAGCCTGTGGGATCTGGGCGACGGCGTCGCCTGCCTCGAATTTCACAGCAAGATGAACTCGATCGATTCAGGCACGATCGAGATGGTCAAGAAGGCCGCCAAGATCGACAAGAAAGGCTTCAAGGCCCTCGTCGTCAACAACGACGCCGACAACTTCTCGGTCGGCGCCAACGTCGGCCTCGGCCTGTTCGCGGCCAACACCGCGATGTGGCCAGTGCTGGAAATGAGCATCAAGGAAGGCCAAGACGCCTACATGGCGCTCAAATACGCGCCTTTCCCGGTCGTCGCCGCACCGGCGGGCATGACGCTCGGCGGCGGGTGCGAGATTTGCCTCCATTCGGACGCCGTGCAGGCCCACGCCGAATTGTATATGGGCTTGGTCGAGGTCGGCGTCGGCTTGATCCCGGGCTGGGGCGGCTCCAAGGAAATGGTGCTGCGCCACGTCACCAACAAGAAGCGCCCGGGCGGCCCCATGCCGCCGGTCGGCGAAGCCTTCCAAACCATCGGGTTGGCCAAGGTCTCGAAGTCCGCCGCCGAAGCCCGCGACCTGTTGTTCCTGCGCGACGGCGACGGTGTCACCATGAACCGCCGACGGGTTCTCGCCGACGCCAAGCAAAAGGCCCTCGACCTCGCCAAGGATTATGCGCCGCCCGAAAAGGACATCGAAGTCAGCCTGCCCGGTCCGACCGCGCGGGTCGCGCTCGACATGGCTGTCGCCGACCTCGCCAAGGCCGGCAAGGCGACGCCGCACGACGTCACCGTCTCGCACGAGCTGGCGACGGTGCTGTCAGGCGGCGACACCGACGTTACCGAAACGGTCACCGAGAAAGACCTGCTCGCCCTCGAACGCGCGGCGATGGCGCGGCTGTTCCGCATGTCGCCGACGCTCGACCGAATCGAGCACATGCTGTCCACCGGCAAACCGCTCCGCAACTAG